The Williamsia sp. DF01-3 genome has a window encoding:
- a CDS encoding enoyl-CoA hydratase-related protein translates to MQGQDGLTTSIDERGVARLVINRPERKNSMASETSAAFIKVMTAWANDDSVRLVVLGAPGRDFCTGADIVAMATAEPPQSPEEARARAEQTIDTGSDVVRAIRAIKVPVVAVVGGAAVGIGASIAFASDLVYAASDAYFLLAFVNIGLMPDGAATATVAAAVGRARANAMALLGEKLPAAQAWADGLVTAVVEPDALQAKVDKVIDKLLAASPRALELTKQAVDAQTLAGFDLALDLEREGQIELLQSPEFAALIEAFASRGKARTPVSASNQ, encoded by the coding sequence ATGCAAGGGCAAGACGGCCTGACAACGTCGATCGACGAACGTGGAGTGGCTCGGCTGGTGATCAACAGGCCTGAGCGAAAGAACTCCATGGCCTCCGAGACCAGTGCGGCATTCATCAAGGTGATGACCGCGTGGGCGAATGACGACTCCGTGCGACTGGTTGTCCTGGGCGCACCGGGTCGCGACTTCTGCACCGGGGCAGACATCGTGGCGATGGCGACAGCAGAGCCGCCGCAGTCGCCGGAAGAAGCCAGAGCCCGTGCCGAGCAGACCATCGACACCGGGTCAGACGTGGTCCGCGCCATTCGCGCAATCAAGGTTCCCGTGGTCGCCGTGGTCGGTGGGGCGGCTGTCGGTATCGGGGCCTCGATCGCGTTTGCCTCGGACCTCGTCTACGCCGCGTCCGACGCCTACTTCCTGCTCGCCTTTGTGAACATCGGGCTGATGCCGGACGGCGCCGCCACCGCCACTGTCGCTGCCGCGGTCGGCAGGGCCCGGGCGAACGCGATGGCGCTCCTCGGAGAGAAGCTGCCGGCCGCGCAGGCCTGGGCAGACGGTCTGGTGACGGCGGTGGTGGAACCGGATGCGCTGCAGGCCAAGGTCGACAAGGTCATCGACAAACTGCTGGCCGCATCGCCACGGGCGTTGGAGCTGACCAAGCAGGCCGTCGACGCTCAGACGCTGGCGGGGTTCGACCTCGCACTCGACCTCGAACGTGAGGGTCAGATCGAACTGCTGCAGTCGCCCGAGTTCGCGGCGCTCATCGAAGCATTCGCCTCCCGCGGCAAGGCACGCACGCCCGTATCGGCGTCCAACCAGTAA